The Heliomicrobium undosum nucleotide sequence CATGAGAATGAGCGCATATTCCCGTTTTCTCGTTTGGTCGACGGCCTCATACCCTGAAATAGCCAGATCCACATTGGTATAACCAAGGGACTTCAACTGCAGAGAGATCAACTTTTGGTTGACAGGGTTGTCTTCGACGAGCAGGATGGGCGCGCACCGCAGGTTGGCTTTCGGTCGCTCCGTTCGCGCCACCTGCTTTTCCAGCGCCGAAGGCCCTGTCGCCAGGAGATTTGACGCCGCCGGCGGCTTCGATGCGCACGACTGCAACGTTGCCTCGTTTGTTCGGGATGGGAGGACCGATGTTGTCGGCAGCGACAAAGATGTTGGCTGCGTTGACGGCGCTGTAGGCGATGATGCTGTGGGCGATGGCGCTGTAAGCGTTGGCTGACGCTCATGGGCAAAGGGCGCCGTTTGAAAGACCGGCAAGGGGATGGTGAACCAGAAGGTAGAGCCTTTTCCCCGCTCGCTTTCCATAGACAGCCTGCCCCCCATCATGGTGACAAGCCGGTCGGCGATAGCGAGTCCCAGACCGGTTCCTTCGAGACGGCGCGTCAGATGGTTTTCGATACGGACGAAGGGTTGGAACAGCTTTTTTTGTTCTTCCGGTTCGATGCCATAGCCGGTATCGCGCACCTCGAAGCGGAGGTGGACAAAGTCAGTCGACTCCATCTCTCCAGTGACACGGAGGTCGATCGATCCGGCTTCGGTAAACTTGATGGCATTCCCAAGCAGGTTGAACAGCACCTGGCGCAGGCGGACAGCATCACCTAAAAGATACTGGGGTAAGGCTGGATCGACGAAACAGTGGAGCAGCAGTCCCTTCTTTCTCGCCCTGATCTCCAACAGTTCCGTCGTCGACGAGATAACGGAAGAAAGGTTGAAGATCTCCGATTCGAGGGTTAGCCTGTCCGCTTCGATCCGTGAGAAATCGAGGATGTCGTTGATGATGGCCAGCAGCAGGTTCGCTGATTCCCGGATCGTCTCGGCAAGCTTCTTTTGTTCCCCCGTCAGTTCCGTGTCGAGCAACAATTCCGTCATCCCGATGACGCCGCTCATGGGCGTCCGGATCTCGTGGCTCATGATCGCCAAAAAGGCGCTTTTGGCCTGGTTGGCCGCTTCCGCAACCTCTTTGGCCTGCTGCAGTTCCGCTTCCACTTGTTTGCGCTCGGTGATGTCCGTATAGGAACCGGCAACACGAACCGGCTTGCCTGATTCGTCCCAGTTCGCCTGTCCGCGCGCCAGGATCCATTTGTAATCACCATTTTTCGCCTTCACCCTGTACTCCAACTGGTAGTGAGGCGTCCGGCCGCTCAGGTGAGCATCGATGGCCTGCTGCATCAACGGCAGGTCGTCGGGATGGATCAGGGCTTTCCGTTTTTCCCGGTCTGTAGGGATGCTCAATTGTTCGTAACCGAGGATTTCATAGATCCGGGGTGAGTAAAAAATTTGCCTGTTGACGAGGTCGTGGTCCCATATCGCGTCGTTGGATCCTTTCACCGCCAGGGCATAGCGCTCCTCGCTCAGCCGCAGGTTTTCCTCAGCCTGCCATTTTTCCGTCGTGTCGTCGGCAGAACAGACAACATATACCACATTGCCTTTTTCGTCCAACCGCGGGCGCTTGTTAACGGCGAGCAGGCGCTTGCGCCCCTGACCGTCTGTGACCCATTCCAGGGTGCGGATAGGGACTTTTTCTGTAAAGGCCTTCCGGTTGCCGGCGATGCAGTTGGCCGCTTCGGCGCGGTTCCCGCACATCTCATAGACCTTTCGGCCATCCATATCGGCGGGGTTCATGCCGTAAAACTCAGCGTGGGCGCGATTGACGGCGCCGAAGGTCTCTGGATCCTTCAGATACCAGATATGGGTGTCGATATCGTTGAGCAGCATCGTCTGCTCTTCCGTCTTGCGCTGCAGCGCCATACGCGCCTGCCGAAGTTGTCCTTCCGTTTCCTTCAGTTCAGTGATGTCGACGCCGGCAGCGATCACGTACTGGACGTGACCCGTATCACCGAGCAGCACATTGTTCCACCAGGCGATCAGCCGCCGCTCCCCTTTTCGGGTCAGCCAGTAGTTCTCATGGCGCTTCGGGATCCCCCGGCGGACGACTTCCTGGACGGTCATGCGGACCTGCCGGCGTTCCTCGGGCAACAAAAAAAGCTGCCAGCAGAGTTTCCCCTTCACCTCATCAAACCGGTAGCCCGTCGTATCCTCACAGGCCCGATTGAAACGGATGATACGGCCCCGCCGGTCTAAAACGACGATCAGCGTACCAGCCATGTGCAACACATCGTCGATCCAGGCTTCCCTGCGCCGGATCGACTCTTCGGCCAGTCTCCGTTCAGTGATCGTTTCATGGGCAATGATATAGAGGCCCCTTTCCGCCCCCGGAAGGGCCTGAAGGGGCGTGACTTTTCCGATAAACCAGCGCTGTTCCTGCGGGGAATGGCAGGGGTACTCTAAAGCAAACATATCCCGTTCACCGGCGATGACAGCGCGAATGCCGCCGGCGAACCGGGCGGCCAGGTCGGCGTCATCACCATGAGCCGTGTCACAGGCAGTCAGGTAATTGGCGCCCACGCCGGTTTGCGCCTCGTCGGCGCCGTTGGCGTGAGCGAATTCGCTCCAGGCCCGGTTAACAGCGATGATTGTTCCCTTGTTATCGATAACAGCGATATGAGCCGTAAGCGCATCCAGTACGGCCGATGCGATGTTCTCCTGTTGCCACATGATGCGAACGCCTCTTTCTTCCGGGGACAGAATTGTGATTGTTCGCGCATATTCATTTATATTATACAATGACCGTAAGACGTTTACGAAGAAAAAAATAACGACCGGACGCGCCGGCCGCTTCTTATGCAGCTACTGTATTGGAACATAATCACCCTACGACAATCAGCGATTTATCGGGATCAGGAACGCATCGGAAAGAAGAATCTCTCATCGGAGAAAACAGAATTCGTTCATTAGTACCGGTACCCGGACAGGGTTTCCCGCAACCCGTCGGCTGTAGAAGCCAGCACCACCGCCGATGCGGCAATCTCCTCCATCGAAGCGGCCTGTTCCTCGACAGTAGCGGCGATGGTCTGTGTGTTTCCCGCCATCCGCTGCGAACTCTCCTGCACCTGCTGCAGTCCCCCCAGGATGGATTGCCACTCCTTGGCGAGCGTCTCGATCTGGCCGGAGACCATTTCCGTACGCTCCACAACCTGCCGGCTGGCATCCGCGATATCCCGGAAGGTCTTGTCGACTTCGCCGAAGGACTCAATTCCGGCGGCCAGCCCTTGGTTTTGCTTTTCCCGGTTCACAATGATGTTCTCGATCTCATCACGGATATCGCCGACGATGGCGGCGATTTGCCCAGCTGCCCGTTGCGATTCCTCGGCCAATTTCCGGACCTCGCCGGCCACAACGGAAAACCCCCGTCCGGCCTCGCCGGCGCGGGCCGCTTCGATGGCCGCGTTGAGCGCCAACAGGTTCGTCTGGTTGGCGATCTGGTCGATGATCTCCAGGATTTGCGCGATCTGTCCCGATTTTAAGGACAACTGATCGATGACCCGGTTCGTGTCGTCCGTCGAAAGACGGATGAGGCGCATCTTTTCTCGGGCTGCTGCGACGACCTCCTGTCCCCGGTCGACGCTCCGCCCCGCCTGTTCTGTGGCCAGGAATGTCTCTTCTGTGGCCGCCGTCATGCGATCCACCGTTTCGGCCATCTCCTCCATGCGAGCGCCCATTCCGGATAGTTTTTCGTCAGCATCGTAGGCCTCCTGGGACACCTTCTGCGTCTCTTCGGCCGCCTGGTGGTTGATAAGACGGATCTGGCCTGTCGTCGTTTTCAGGTTATCCGAGGCTTCCCGGAACTTTTCCACCGATCCACTGACATGGCTGATCGTCCGCTGCAGTGTCTCCATCATCCCGTTAGCCGCCTTTGCCAGCACCCCGATCTCATCTTCCGACGTGACAGGGAGTCGCTGGGTCAGATCGCCTTCGCCGCGGCTGATGCCCTCCAAGGCGCCCGCCAGTTCATCGAGACGCCGCATCTGGCGACTGACCACGATCGGCAGCACGAAGGCGATGATCACAAGTCCCGCCATCGCTGAGACGATAGTAACATTGCGAATAAAGGAGAGGAGGCGATTGGAATGAGCCAGCACCAGTCCCTGACCGTTCGAGAGCGGCGCAACGTAATAACCTACGCGATTCGTCTGGTAATCGCCTACCAGATAAGCCGTCTTTCCAGTGAGCAACGCCTCGTCAAGACGGGCGCGCATCTCGGGGGTGATCTCTTTGATCGTGTCATCAGTGCCCAGGAGCACCTTGCCTTCCGCCGATACAATGGCCGCAAAGAGCACCTCTCCGCCTACTTCGCCGCTTAAATGTTCGATGTATGCCCGGGCGCCGATCTGTCTTTCCTGATCGGTCAGCATCTTTCCGTTCCGCCCTATCTGGACGATGCGGTCCTCCGCCCACCCGGTTACACCTGCGTATTTAAAAACCTGTGCGTCTAGGGAGCGCGGTTGCGCTGGTTGGACGACGATCTGTCGTTTGCCGGAGATCAAATCCATAAACTCGTAGGCCTGGCCCTTCGGATCTTTGCTGAAGTTGAAGTCTGCTTTTGGAGCGGTATTGGTCATTTGCACCTGGCCTGTGCCATCGGTCACCCAAAATTCATCCAGGTCGCCCCTACGGGCCAACTCGGCCAATTCTTCATATGTTGCGCCTTTTTTAACAACCAGGGACAGCATGGTGGCCTGCGCGAGCATCTCCCTCTCGAGCACCTTTTCCACCCGTTTGCGGGCCGCAAGGGCGTTTTCCGTTCCCATGCGAATCGTCTCTGTGAGCACCATCCCCTGAGTTTTCAATGTTTCTGCTGTATAGTTGTAGATGAAGGCGGCCATCGCCAGGATGACGAAACCGAATACGACCAGGATGGGCCAGACGATCTTATGTCTTACGGAATGGATGCGAATACGGATACCCCCCATCACCTTGGATTCTTGATTTGTCCCGTCCCTATCGAGCGTCTGCATTGAACGGATGATGCTCTGCTTCGATCAAACGCTATGCGACGCTAAGATGAAAAATACAAAGATGGGCTCCCTTTCCTGGAAATTATATGATATCCACTTCCAGATGACAATAGTGAAAAACAATTCTTTTGCGAGAATAATAAAAAATTAAAAAAACCTCCGGCGGGACGCTCTGTCGTCTCACCGGAGGTTTTTTTCGCTTGATCGGCTCTCTCGGGTTCGTTACATCTTCGCCAGTTCTTCTTTCAGGAGCTTGTTCACCAGGCCAGGATTCGCCTTGCCTTTCGTCGCCTTCATGGCTTGGCCGACGAGGAAGCCCATGGCCTTCTCCTTGCCGGCCTTATAGTCGGCGACGACAGAAGGGTTGGCGGCGAGGATCTCACGGATGACTGCCGCGATGGCGCCCTCGTCAGAGATCTGGACAAGTCCCTTTTCCTCGACGACCGTCTTGGCCGCCTTGCCGGTGGCGAACATCTCCTCGAAGACGGTCTTGGCGATCTTCGTCGAGATGGTGCCCTCTTCCAGCAGGCGCAGGAGACCGACCAGGTTGTCGAGGCTGATCGGGCTGTCCTGGAAGCCTTTTTCCGTGGCGTTCAAGAAACGCGTCAATTCGCCCATCATGTAGTTGGAGATTTGCTTCGCCCGTTCCTTGCCTTTGCTGTCGGCTTCGGTCCCGGCGGCAACGGCGATGCCATAGGCGCTGCAAGCGGCGTCGAAGTAGTCGGCCATGGCCTTCGATCCGACGATGATGTCAGCGTCATACTGGGGCAGGCCGTAAGACTGGACGAGGCGCAGGCGGCGCGCCTGGGGAAGCTCGGGCAGGGTCTGGCGGACCTTGTCCACCCACTCGCGGGAGATGACGATGGGAACCAGGTCGGGATCGGGGAAATAACGGTAGTCATGGGCCTCTTCCTTGCTGCGCAGGGAGATGGTCATGCCCTTTGCCTCATCCCACATGCGCGTCTCCTGGACGATCTTGCCGCCTTCGCGCAGGATCTCGGCCTGGCGCTCGATCTCGTATTCGAGGGCGCGCTGGAGGGCCTTGAAGGAGTTCATGTTTTTCAGTTCGGCCTTGGTGCCAAATTCCTTTTGCCCCCAGGGGCGCAAGGACACGTTGGCGTCACAGCGCAGGCTGCCCTGCTCCATCTTGCAATCGGAGACCTCCGTGTACTCGAGGATCGCCTTCATTTGCTCCAGGTAGGCGATGGCCTCCTCGATGGAGCGGATGTCCGGCTCGGAGACGATCTCGATCAGGGGCACGCCGGTGCGGTTGTAATCGGCGAGGGAGTAGTCAGCGCCGGCCAGGTTGGCCGCGCCGGCGTGAACGAGCTTGCCGGCGTCCTCTTCCATGTGGACGCGGGTGATGCCGATGCGCTTTTTCTTGCCGCCCGCTTCGATCTCGATATAACCGTCCTTGGCGATGGGCAGGTCGTACTGGGAGATCTGGTACGCCTTCGGCAGGTCGGGGTAGAAGTAGTTTTTACGGTCGAACTTGGAGAACTCGGCGATCTCGCAGTTGAGGGCGAGGCCGGCCTTCATGGCGTAGTCGACCACCTGGCGGTTGAGGACCGGCAACACGCCGGGCAGTCCGAGGCAGACGGGACAGACGTGGGTGTTCTGTTCGCCGCCGAACTCGGTCGTGCAACCGCAGAAGATTTTGCTCTTCGTGTGCAGTTCGGCATGGACCTCGAGGCCCATGACGATTTCAAAATCAAAATCTCTTTCCATCGTTTCGTTCATTTCATTCGCTTCATTCATGACGTTCGTAGATTGGCTCATCGGTCACACCCCCAAATCCGGCATCTTGCTGTGGCAACCGGTCGCCTCTTCATAGGCGTGGGCGATCTGAAGCAGGCGCGCCTCATCAAAGGGTTTGCCGATGATCTGGAGGCCCACCGGCATGCCCTGGGCAAAGCCGGCGTTGATCGAGAGGCCGGGGATGCCCGCCAGGTTGACCGACAGGGTGAAGACGTCGGAGAGGTACATCTGGAGGGGGTTGTCGGTGCGGTCACCGAACTTGAAGGCCACGGAAGGCGTCGTCGGCGACAGGATGCAGTCGAACTTCTCAAAAGCCTGGTCAAAGTCGTTCTTGATCAGGGTGCGCACCTTGAGCGCCTTCAGGTAGTAGGCGTCATAGTAGCCGGAACTGAGGGCGTAGGTGCCCAGCATGATCCGCCGCTTCACCTCGTCGCCGAAGCCTTCGGCGCGGGTCTTTTTGAACATGGTGATCAGGTCGTCGGCTGACTCGGAACGGTAGCCGTAACGGACGCCGTCATAGCGGGCCAGGTTGGAAGACGCCTCGGCCGGGGCGATCAGGTAGTAGACAGGCAGGGCGTACTCCGTATGGGGAAGCGAGCATTCGGCTACTTCGGCGCCGAGGCTCTCGATGGTCTTAACGGCCTTTTCGATGACCTCTTTCACCTCGGGGTCCATGCCGTCGCCGAAGTACTCCTTCGGCAGACCGACGCGCCAGCCCTTGATCGACTTGCCGAGCAGCGACGTGTAGTCGGGGTAATCGACAGGGGCCGAGGTGGAATCCTTGGCGTCATGCCCGGCGATGGCGTTCATGACGTGGGCGCAGTCGCGCACATCGCGGGTGAAGGGGCCGATCTGATCGAGGGAAGAAGCGAAGGCGATGAGGCCGAAGCGGGACACGGCGCCATAGGTGGGCTTCAAACCGACGACGCCGCAGAAGGCGGCCGGCTGGCGGATGGAACCGCCCGTGTCGGAGCCGAGAGAAAAGACGGCTTGTCCGGCGGCAACGGAAGCGGCGGAACCGCCCGAGGAACCGCCCGGCACCCGCTCGGTGTCCCAGGGGTTGCGGGTGGCGAAAAAGCCTGAGTTCTCCGTCGAAGAACCCATGGCGAACTCGTCGAGGTTGGTCTTACCCATCATGACGGCGCCGGCTTCCTTCAGTTTGGTGACGACAGTGGCGTCATAGGGCGGCACAAATTTGTTAAGGATTTTCGAGGAGCAGGTGGTGCGCACGCCGTCGGTGCACATGTTGTCCTTGATGGCCATGGGGATGCCTTCGAGGGGGCCGATGGCTTCACCGGCGGCGATCTTGGCGTCGACGCGGGCGGCTTGTTCGAGGGCCTTGTCCACCGTCGGGGTGACGAAAGCCCGGATCTTCGATTCCAGCGCCTGCATCCGTTCGGCCTGGGTCTTGACCAGTTCGATGGCGCTGACTTCCTTGCGGACGAGCAGGTCGTGAAGTTCATGGGCCGTCTTTGTATACAGCTTCACGGGGATCCTCCATTCGTCGGTTCCGGCGACCGGTTGGTTTCTTAGAAATGATACCACGTCATGATGCGTCAGGATGGATCGGGACAGGGCAGGCGATTGTCTTACACGATCCGGGGAACGCGGAAAAAGCCATCTTCCTCTTCAGGGGCGTTGGCGACGATCTTCTCCCGGTCCATGGAGGGGTCGATGCGGTCGTCGCGCATGACGTTGTGCAGCGGGAAGACATGGGCCGTCGGTGGGACGTCTTTGGTGTCCAGCGCTTGCAGGCGCTGGGCGTAATCGAGGATGGCGTTGAGTTGGGTCGTGTATCGTTCCACGTCCGCCTCGGACAGTTCCAGGCGGGCCAGCATGGCTACGTGTTCCACTTCCGCTTTGGTTAGGGCCATCGATTTCACCTTCCTTATCCAAAAATCACTTCATCTTATTCTTGACGAGGTTCGAGCCCAGGGTCTCGGGCTCCTCGAAGACATCTTCCTCATGGGTGAGGTAAAATCCACAGAACTTGATCAGCACCCGCTTCAGGATATCGAGCCGTTCCTTTGAAATGGTATCGATGACGGCATACTGCCGGTACAAGGTGAGATTCCCTACCTGCCGCACCATTTCCCCGCCTGGGTTCAGGCAGTGGATATCGGTCAAGGGGATGCCGTCGACAGTCTGCTCAACATCAACGGCGCGCAGGGCGTTCATCAATTGGGCCGTCAACCCCGCTTCCAACCACTTGTAGCGGAAGATGTCGCCCTGTCCCTTTTGCCAGTCCCGTTCGGGCGGCGACAGATCAGGCAACTTCTCGATGGCTTCCTGCATGGCGGCCTGGTCGGTGATCCGGTAGATGGACCGGCAGGAACTGGCGCGGTGTCCCTCGGCGGTGATTAACTTCGGTTGGATCTGCTTGCGTCGCAGTTCCATGACGAAGTAGAGGATCTGCCTCGATTTTCGCCGCCACAGGCTGAGCCAGTCAAAGGGCATCTCGCCGCCGGTGTTCAGGTTCAGTTCGCGGATGTAGCTGACGACAGGCGAGCGGTACCAGGGGGGAAAGAAAAAGGCGATGCCTCCGTAGCGGAAATCCTCTTCCCAGGGCATGAGCCGGCAGAAGAGCAGGAAGCCCGCTTCATAGGGCGGCTTCTTCGGGTTGTACTCGGGATCGCGGATAAAGAATTTTTCCTCGCCGAAGACGTCGCGGACCCAGTAGCCCTTCTCTTCGAGGGAGAGGATCACATAAAAGCCCGGCCGGTTCTGCATCCAGTTTTTCAAGGCATCCCGCAGGGCCGGCGGCAGGTGGCTGGCCACCTCCTGTTCAAAGGCGTCCAAGGTCGTGCTGCCGCCGCGGAGGCGGCGATCAAAGACGAACCATTCCCAAAAGAGGGCGCCGAGCGGGTGGTCGGCAAAGGATGTCTCCGGTTCGTCCGTATGGCGGGCAAACTGGCTCCACTCCCGCTTCCACTGTTCGGCGAAGCGCCAGTGGACGAACTGTGTCAACAGGGAGCCGATCTGCGCCGTTTCGGCGACGGCCCGGGCTACAGGGTCATTATCGGTGTCCCGCCCCCAGCCTTCCGGGCCGATCAGCGGGTCGTCAAGTTTTACTTCCCAGGCGTCGAGCAGTTCCTCGAAGTTGGTGTAACTGCCTTCCCGGAAGGCGTAGTTGGCGATCTCCGGCAGCCGGTAAGGTCCCCACCCAGGGTTATGGCCGATGAGACGGCTGCGGCGCAGGTCGCGGATCAGCGTGTTGAGCCGCTCCTCAGAGACGGTGCCGACGGCGATCTCGCGGCGGCCGACCCAGACCTGGCCGCGGGCGTCACGGGCCACATCGACGCCCATCTCAATGGAGTCGTTCATGTGGCTCATGTAGACGACAGCCGTCCCCCGCTCGCCGTCTTCCACATGGCAACCGTCTTCACTGCGGAGGTTATCCAGGATCA carries:
- a CDS encoding PAS domain S-box protein, which encodes MWQQENIASAVLDALTAHIAVIDNKGTIIAVNRAWSEFAHANGADEAQTGVGANYLTACDTAHGDDADLAARFAGGIRAVIAGERDMFALEYPCHSPQEQRWFIGKVTPLQALPGAERGLYIIAHETITERRLAEESIRRREAWIDDVLHMAGTLIVVLDRRGRIIRFNRACEDTTGYRFDEVKGKLCWQLFLLPEERRQVRMTVQEVVRRGIPKRHENYWLTRKGERRLIAWWNNVLLGDTGHVQYVIAAGVDITELKETEGQLRQARMALQRKTEEQTMLLNDIDTHIWYLKDPETFGAVNRAHAEFYGMNPADMDGRKVYEMCGNRAEAANCIAGNRKAFTEKVPIRTLEWVTDGQGRKRLLAVNKRPRLDEKGNVVYVVCSADDTTEKWQAEENLRLSEERYALAVKGSNDAIWDHDLVNRQIFYSPRIYEILGYEQLSIPTDREKRKALIHPDDLPLMQQAIDAHLSGRTPHYQLEYRVKAKNGDYKWILARGQANWDESGKPVRVAGSYTDITERKQVEAELQQAKEVAEAANQAKSAFLAIMSHEIRTPMSGVIGMTELLLDTELTGEQKKLAETIRESANLLLAIINDILDFSRIEADRLTLESEIFNLSSVISSTTELLEIRARKKGLLLHCFVDPALPQYLLGDAVRLRQVLFNLLGNAIKFTEAGSIDLRVTGEMESTDFVHLRFEVRDTGYGIEPEEQKKLFQPFVRIENHLTRRLEGTGLGLAIADRLVTMMGGRLSMESERGKGSTFWFTIPLPVFQTAPFAHERQPTLTAPSPTASSPTAPSTQPTSLSLPTTSVLPSRTNEATLQSCASKPPAASNLLATGPSALEKQVARTERPKANLRCAPILLVEDNPVNQKLISLQLKSLGYTNVDLAISGYEAVDQTRKREYALILMDCQMPGMDGLEATRRIRQRERMKGRHTPIIAVTANAMLGDREVCIQAGMDDYLSKPFRLDALRHAILQYLEAGG
- a CDS encoding methyl-accepting chemotaxis protein, producing the protein MGGIRIRIHSVRHKIVWPILVVFGFVILAMAAFIYNYTAETLKTQGMVLTETIRMGTENALAARKRVEKVLEREMLAQATMLSLVVKKGATYEELAELARRGDLDEFWVTDGTGQVQMTNTAPKADFNFSKDPKGQAYEFMDLISGKRQIVVQPAQPRSLDAQVFKYAGVTGWAEDRIVQIGRNGKMLTDQERQIGARAYIEHLSGEVGGEVLFAAIVSAEGKVLLGTDDTIKEITPEMRARLDEALLTGKTAYLVGDYQTNRVGYYVAPLSNGQGLVLAHSNRLLSFIRNVTIVSAMAGLVIIAFVLPIVVSRQMRRLDELAGALEGISRGEGDLTQRLPVTSEDEIGVLAKAANGMMETLQRTISHVSGSVEKFREASDNLKTTTGQIRLINHQAAEETQKVSQEAYDADEKLSGMGARMEEMAETVDRMTAATEETFLATEQAGRSVDRGQEVVAAAREKMRLIRLSTDDTNRVIDQLSLKSGQIAQILEIIDQIANQTNLLALNAAIEAARAGEAGRGFSVVAGEVRKLAEESQRAAGQIAAIVGDIRDEIENIIVNREKQNQGLAAGIESFGEVDKTFRDIADASRQVVERTEMVSGQIETLAKEWQSILGGLQQVQESSQRMAGNTQTIAATVEEQAASMEEIAASAVVLASTADGLRETLSGYRY
- the gatB gene encoding Asp-tRNA(Asn)/Glu-tRNA(Gln) amidotransferase subunit GatB yields the protein MERDFDFEIVMGLEVHAELHTKSKIFCGCTTEFGGEQNTHVCPVCLGLPGVLPVLNRQVVDYAMKAGLALNCEIAEFSKFDRKNYFYPDLPKAYQISQYDLPIAKDGYIEIEAGGKKKRIGITRVHMEEDAGKLVHAGAANLAGADYSLADYNRTGVPLIEIVSEPDIRSIEEAIAYLEQMKAILEYTEVSDCKMEQGSLRCDANVSLRPWGQKEFGTKAELKNMNSFKALQRALEYEIERQAEILREGGKIVQETRMWDEAKGMTISLRSKEEAHDYRYFPDPDLVPIVISREWVDKVRQTLPELPQARRLRLVQSYGLPQYDADIIVGSKAMADYFDAACSAYGIAVAAGTEADSKGKERAKQISNYMMGELTRFLNATEKGFQDSPISLDNLVGLLRLLEEGTISTKIAKTVFEEMFATGKAAKTVVEEKGLVQISDEGAIAAVIREILAANPSVVADYKAGKEKAMGFLVGQAMKATKGKANPGLVNKLLKEELAKM
- the gatA gene encoding Asp-tRNA(Asn)/Glu-tRNA(Gln) amidotransferase subunit GatA, translated to MKLYTKTAHELHDLLVRKEVSAIELVKTQAERMQALESKIRAFVTPTVDKALEQAARVDAKIAAGEAIGPLEGIPMAIKDNMCTDGVRTTCSSKILNKFVPPYDATVVTKLKEAGAVMMGKTNLDEFAMGSSTENSGFFATRNPWDTERVPGGSSGGSAASVAAGQAVFSLGSDTGGSIRQPAAFCGVVGLKPTYGAVSRFGLIAFASSLDQIGPFTRDVRDCAHVMNAIAGHDAKDSTSAPVDYPDYTSLLGKSIKGWRVGLPKEYFGDGMDPEVKEVIEKAVKTIESLGAEVAECSLPHTEYALPVYYLIAPAEASSNLARYDGVRYGYRSESADDLITMFKKTRAEGFGDEVKRRIMLGTYALSSGYYDAYYLKALKVRTLIKNDFDQAFEKFDCILSPTTPSVAFKFGDRTDNPLQMYLSDVFTLSVNLAGIPGLSINAGFAQGMPVGLQIIGKPFDEARLLQIAHAYEEATGCHSKMPDLGV
- the gatC gene encoding Asp-tRNA(Asn)/Glu-tRNA(Gln) amidotransferase subunit GatC, whose translation is MALTKAEVEHVAMLARLELSEADVERYTTQLNAILDYAQRLQALDTKDVPPTAHVFPLHNVMRDDRIDPSMDREKIVANAPEEEDGFFRVPRIV